GGCCGTCCGCGGAGTTGGCCCGCTCGGCAATGAACCGGCCTTCGGCCGCCATCTGCTCTTCGAGGCTGTTCTTGAACGAGGACACCAGCAGCGACTTGACCGCGCCGTTGGATCCACCCGACCCGGCGGCCACCTGCTCGGCCAGTTTGGCCGCACGCGCGGCCAATTCGTCGCCGGCAACCACTTCCGTGACCAGTCCCCACTCCTGCGCCTCGGTGGCCGCGAGTGTGCGGTTGGTGAGGATCAGCTCTTGTGCGCGGCGCAGGCCGACGAGTCGCGGCAGGTGGTAGGACGCGCTGCCGTCCGGGCTCAGGCCCACCTTGGTGTAGGCCATGGTGAAGGTCGCCGATTCGGCGGCCAGGACCAGATCGCCGGTCACCGCGAGGCTGAATCCGGCGCCGGCCGCGGTGCCGTTGACCGCGGTGATCAGCACGGCGTCCATCCGGGCGAACGACGAGATGGCCTGGTGCAGGTCGTCGGCGACGCCCTTGATGAACTGGCCTCGGTCCGGTGCGGTGGCGAACGACTTCAGGTCACCGCCCGCGCAGAAGAACCGACCCGCACCGGTCAGCACCACGACCTTGGTCGCAGGCGTGTCGCAGCGCCTGGCGGCGTCGGCCAGCTCGCGAGTCATGGTGTCGTTCATGCCATTCGCAGCGTCCGGG
The window above is part of the Mycolicibacterium fortuitum subsp. fortuitum genome. Proteins encoded here:
- a CDS encoding enoyl-CoA hydratase/isomerase family protein; this encodes MTEPTYEAISFEQSGPIAYLTLNRPDAANGMNDTMTRELADAARRCDTPATKVVVLTGAGRFFCAGGDLKSFATAPDRGQFIKGVADDLHQAISSFARMDAVLITAVNGTAAGAGFSLAVTGDLVLAAESATFTMAYTKVGLSPDGSASYHLPRLVGLRRAQELILTNRTLAATEAQEWGLVTEVVAGDELAARAAKLAEQVAAGSGGSNGAVKSLLVSSFKNSLEEQMAAEGRFIAERANSADGREGVDAFLAKRKPEFA